A stretch of the Nitratireductor thuwali genome encodes the following:
- a CDS encoding low molecular weight phosphatase family protein produces MDEKPGAAIPDSVLFLCGMNAIRSPMAEALARRMLPRTTFVASAGVRAGARDPFVDAVLAEDGLQLGDWRPRTLDELEDAYFDLIVTLAPEAHHAALELTRSMSVDVEYWPTLDPSVIEGTRDQILAAYRDVREKLSHRIASRFRVPSGGNKS; encoded by the coding sequence ATGGACGAAAAACCGGGAGCGGCGATTCCCGACTCGGTGCTTTTTCTATGCGGCATGAACGCTATCCGCTCGCCCATGGCCGAAGCGCTGGCGCGCAGGATGCTGCCGCGCACCACCTTCGTCGCCTCCGCGGGCGTGCGCGCCGGCGCGCGTGATCCTTTCGTCGACGCCGTGCTGGCGGAAGACGGCCTGCAGCTTGGCGACTGGCGGCCCCGCACGCTTGATGAGCTGGAGGACGCGTATTTCGACCTGATCGTGACGCTGGCCCCCGAAGCCCACCACGCGGCCCTCGAATTGACGCGCTCCATGTCGGTGGATGTCGAATATTGGCCGACGCTCGATCCCTCCGTCATCGAGGGCACGCGCGACCAGATCCTTGCTGCCTACCGGGATGTGCGCGAAAAGCTGAGCCACCGCATCGCCAGCCGCTTCCGCGTTCCTTCCGGAGGGAACAAGTCTTGA
- a CDS encoding DUF1127 domain-containing protein, with protein MTAAHHSATPITAAARPGFAARVARAAAGLLAIWNSRRAMRQLSDLSDWELADLGLVREDIARAYEVPLLDDPTLRLQQIVRKRARSEMIRRRRS; from the coding sequence ATGACTGCCGCTCACCACAGTGCAACGCCGATCACCGCTGCCGCCCGGCCGGGATTTGCCGCGCGCGTGGCTCGTGCGGCCGCCGGGCTCCTCGCGATCTGGAATTCACGCCGGGCCATGCGGCAACTCAGCGATCTCTCGGATTGGGAGCTGGCCGATCTCGGCCTTGTCCGCGAGGATATCGCGCGCGCCTACGAAGTCCCGCTTCTCGACGATCCCACGCTGCGGTTGCAGCAGATTGTCAGGAAGCGAGCCCGATCGGAAATGATCAGGCGTCGCCGTTCCTGA
- the yacG gene encoding DNA gyrase inhibitor YacG produces MPDTEKVTPLRPRRPCPECGKPSEREFYPFCSKRCKDVDLNRWLSGSYAIPGPPLDDEGKGEEN; encoded by the coding sequence TTGCCTGATACGGAGAAAGTGACCCCGCTGCGGCCCAGAAGACCGTGCCCGGAATGCGGCAAGCCTTCCGAGCGCGAATTCTATCCCTTCTGCTCGAAGCGGTGTAAGGACGTGGACCTCAACCGCTGGCTGTCCGGCTCCTATGCCATTCCGGGACCACCTCTCGACGATGAGGGCAAAGGCGAGGAAAACTGA
- the infA gene encoding translation initiation factor IF-1, whose translation MPKEDILEFPGVVTELLPNAMFRVKLENEHEIIAHTAGRMRKNRIRVLTGDKVLVEMTPYDLSKGRITYRFK comes from the coding sequence ATGCCGAAAGAAGACATTCTCGAGTTTCCAGGAGTCGTGACGGAGCTTCTGCCGAACGCAATGTTCCGCGTAAAACTGGAAAACGAGCACGAAATCATTGCCCATACAGCCGGCCGCATGCGCAAGAACCGCATCCGCGTCCTCACCGGCGACAAGGTGCTGGTCGAAATGACGCCATACGACCTGTCCAAGGGTCGTATCACCTACCGCTTCAAGTAG
- a CDS encoding Maf-like protein → MSEFKKLVLASASPRRVELLQQAGIQPDRLVPANIDETPLKAEHPRSLAKRLSRGKAEKALERLNQDGEATDCFVLAADTVVAVGRRILPKTEMVDEASNCLRLLSGRSHRVYTGVCLFTPQGKLRHRLVETRVRFKRLSREELESYLASGEWRGKAGGYGIQGLAGTFVVKLVGSYTNVVGLPLFETVNLLTADGYKVHFNWLAGPGN, encoded by the coding sequence ATGAGCGAATTCAAGAAACTCGTGCTTGCCTCCGCCTCGCCGCGGCGTGTCGAACTTCTGCAGCAGGCGGGCATACAGCCCGACCGCCTTGTCCCGGCCAATATAGACGAGACGCCGCTCAAGGCCGAGCATCCCCGCTCGCTGGCCAAGAGGCTGTCGCGCGGCAAGGCGGAAAAAGCGCTGGAGCGGCTGAATCAGGACGGCGAGGCAACGGACTGTTTCGTGCTGGCGGCCGATACGGTGGTCGCCGTCGGCCGTCGAATCCTGCCAAAGACGGAGATGGTGGACGAGGCGTCCAACTGCCTGCGCCTGCTTTCCGGCCGTTCGCACCGTGTCTATACGGGCGTTTGCCTCTTCACGCCGCAGGGCAAGCTGCGCCACCGGCTGGTGGAGACGCGTGTCCGCTTCAAGCGGCTGTCGCGCGAGGAGCTCGAGAGCTACCTGGCATCGGGAGAATGGCGCGGCAAGGCGGGCGGCTATGGCATTCAGGGGCTGGCGGGCACCTTCGTGGTCAAGCTCGTCGGCTCCTACACCAATGTGGTGGGGCTGCCGCTGTTCGAGACCGTCAATCTGTTGACGGCCGATGGCTACAAAGTACATTTCAACTGGCTTGCAGGACCTGGAAACTGA
- the murA gene encoding UDP-N-acetylglucosamine 1-carboxyvinyltransferase: MDRIRIRGGSALNGTIPVSGAKNAALPLMIASLLTDDTLTLENVPHLADVEQLIRILGNHGVDYSVNGRRENQDKGYSRTIHFTARSIVDTTAPYELVSKMRASFWVIGPLLARVGEARVSLPGGCAIGTRPVDLFIDGLRALGAEIDIEGGYANARTRNGLVGTRYVFPKVSVGATHVLMMAAALARGETVLENAAREPEVVNLAECLNAMGAKISGAGTSTIVIEGVSSLSGARHRIIPDRIETGTYAMAVAMTGGDVFLEGARPDLLESALGVIEQTGAEITRANTGIRVRRNGAGITAVDVSTDPFPGFPTDLQAQFMALMTMAKGTSHITETIFENRFMHVQELARLGAKISLSGQTAIVEGVGQLNGAPVMATDLRASVSLVIAGLAAEGDTLVNRVYHLDRGFERLEEKLSGCGAEIERISG, from the coding sequence ATGGACCGCATTCGCATTCGGGGAGGCAGCGCGCTCAACGGCACGATTCCTGTCTCCGGAGCAAAGAACGCAGCGCTTCCCCTGATGATCGCGTCGCTTCTGACCGACGATACGCTGACGCTGGAGAACGTCCCTCATCTGGCCGATGTCGAGCAGCTCATCCGGATCCTCGGCAATCACGGCGTCGATTATTCCGTGAACGGCCGCCGCGAGAACCAGGACAAGGGCTACTCGCGCACCATCCACTTCACCGCGCGCAGCATCGTCGATACGACCGCGCCCTATGAGCTGGTTTCCAAAATGCGGGCGAGCTTCTGGGTGATCGGCCCGCTTTTGGCCCGGGTCGGCGAGGCGCGGGTTTCGCTGCCCGGCGGCTGCGCCATCGGCACACGGCCTGTCGACCTGTTCATCGACGGTCTGCGGGCGCTCGGCGCGGAGATCGATATCGAGGGCGGTTACGCCAATGCCCGAACCAGGAACGGGCTCGTGGGAACACGCTATGTGTTTCCCAAGGTTTCCGTCGGCGCAACGCATGTGCTGATGATGGCAGCGGCGCTGGCCAGGGGCGAGACGGTGCTGGAAAACGCCGCGCGCGAACCCGAAGTGGTGAACCTGGCCGAATGCCTGAACGCCATGGGCGCGAAGATTTCGGGCGCGGGCACGTCGACGATCGTGATCGAGGGCGTATCGTCGCTCTCGGGCGCGCGCCACCGCATCATCCCCGACCGCATCGAGACAGGCACCTATGCGATGGCGGTTGCGATGACGGGCGGCGACGTCTTCCTCGAGGGGGCGCGGCCCGACCTGCTGGAATCGGCGCTTGGCGTAATCGAACAGACGGGCGCCGAGATCACCCGGGCCAATACGGGCATCCGCGTGCGGCGCAACGGAGCCGGAATCACGGCCGTCGACGTGTCGACGGATCCTTTCCCCGGCTTTCCGACAGACCTGCAGGCGCAGTTCATGGCGCTGATGACGATGGCGAAGGGCACCTCGCACATCACCGAAACCATCTTCGAGAACCGTTTCATGCATGTGCAGGAGCTTGCCAGGCTCGGCGCGAAGATCTCGCTGTCGGGGCAGACCGCCATCGTGGAAGGGGTGGGCCAGCTCAATGGCGCTCCCGTCATGGCGACGGACCTGCGAGCCTCGGTCTCGCTCGTCATCGCGGGATTGGCGGCGGAGGGCGACACGCTGGTCAATCGCGTCTATCACCTCGACCGCGGCTTCGAACGGCTCGAGGAAAAGCTGTCGGGCTGCGGCGCGGAGATCGAACGGATTTCAGGCTGA
- a CDS encoding DUF2948 family protein, with translation MDLLKLVALDEEDLAIISAHVQDAVLKVRDLTFLQQEKRFALAMNRFAWEREKRALFRRKHERHYSVLHFERVLAARSAGIRMDKPDEVLSLLAVRFVPGEPPSGTIELLFSGDAAIQLDVECIEARLADTGAAWDTPIRPRHRA, from the coding sequence ATGGATCTGTTGAAGCTCGTCGCCCTGGATGAAGAGGATCTGGCCATCATATCGGCCCATGTGCAGGACGCCGTGCTGAAAGTGCGCGACCTCACCTTCCTGCAGCAGGAGAAGCGCTTCGCGCTGGCCATGAACCGTTTCGCCTGGGAGCGGGAGAAGCGAGCCCTCTTCCGGCGCAAGCATGAGCGGCACTACAGCGTGCTGCATTTCGAGCGCGTCCTGGCTGCGCGCTCCGCCGGCATCAGGATGGACAAACCCGACGAGGTGCTGTCGCTGCTTGCCGTCCGCTTCGTGCCCGGCGAGCCGCCATCCGGCACGATCGAGCTGCTGTTTTCGGGCGATGCGGCGATCCAGCTAGACGTCGAATGCATCGAGGCCCGGCTGGCCGACACGGGTGCGGCCTGGGATACGCCCATCCGCCCTCGCCACAGAGCCTGA
- a CDS encoding transposase: protein MIVAVADRLEGVPRQLRPRWSDAFKAQLVAEALEPGANVSAVAHRVGIRPNARAHC from the coding sequence ATGATCGTAGCGGTTGCTGATCGCCTCGAGGGTGTCCCACGGCAACTTCGTCCGCGTTGGTCGGATGCGTTCAAGGCGCAGCTTGTCGCAGAGGCACTGGAGCCTGGCGCAAACGTCTCGGCCGTCGCCCATCGGGTTGGCATTCGCCCAAACGCTCGAGCGCATTGCTAA
- a CDS encoding serine protease, which translates to MRMKLNSVVQCMVMLFVSTAGASANFARSQQWFDAQPYSIKEQLQYDLVVTGHYRGFVDAEFGMQTYKALIAFEELSGLNPDGVLTQSEYSRLRRRAQELVRAYGFAVQRDPKTGFEGPVPVGLLSNREDLEAGTRWFTSNDGIVIETVIFPEWSTPYYHLYGALPSAKGLGEPTYKKFEHDWFVISGEGSGTSYYALVRRNGPFNSGFILRWRDEMEDRAVPLTAYLASSVKFFRPVLPNKPEETEQSVKGEPSEASDELPKGSFSGSGFFVSTTGLILTNYHVVEDCTAISVTNKGSAEVLRVNEEADLAAILVKEPGKVQTAIFAEEPPPLGGSVIAGGYPLSDLVADDFTVSFGKVTGRRGILGDETKFSMSLPVQPGNSGGPVVGSDGRIVGVMVGKLNERMMLDLVGSTGANFSFAIDGALAKDFLSPFRIMTNNPAVRSATQFSDVEVVSNLEPYTVQVVCTRE; encoded by the coding sequence ATGCGTATGAAATTAAACTCTGTGGTCCAGTGCATGGTCATGCTCTTTGTCAGCACTGCCGGGGCGAGTGCCAACTTCGCCAGATCCCAACAATGGTTCGATGCTCAGCCATACTCGATCAAGGAACAGCTACAATATGATCTTGTGGTAACAGGGCACTACCGTGGCTTCGTCGATGCGGAGTTCGGGATGCAAACATATAAGGCCCTGATTGCCTTCGAAGAACTCTCTGGCCTCAATCCCGATGGGGTACTCACACAATCTGAGTACAGTCGACTGCGCAGGCGAGCTCAAGAGCTGGTTCGTGCTTACGGATTTGCTGTTCAACGGGATCCCAAGACCGGCTTTGAAGGCCCGGTTCCTGTCGGACTACTCAGCAACCGTGAAGATCTAGAAGCAGGAACACGGTGGTTCACTTCGAACGACGGCATTGTGATCGAGACAGTTATTTTCCCTGAATGGAGCACACCATATTATCATCTTTATGGCGCACTTCCTTCTGCGAAGGGCCTTGGTGAACCAACCTACAAGAAATTTGAGCATGATTGGTTCGTAATCTCGGGAGAGGGTAGCGGCACCAGCTACTATGCCTTGGTGCGGCGAAATGGCCCGTTCAACTCCGGCTTCATTCTTCGGTGGCGTGACGAAATGGAGGATCGAGCGGTGCCGCTGACCGCCTACTTAGCTTCAAGCGTCAAATTCTTTCGGCCGGTTCTCCCAAACAAGCCGGAGGAAACCGAACAGTCCGTCAAAGGTGAGCCGTCGGAAGCTTCTGATGAACTTCCAAAGGGGTCTTTTTCCGGCAGCGGATTTTTTGTCTCGACCACTGGGCTGATCTTGACCAACTACCATGTTGTTGAAGATTGCACGGCGATCAGCGTGACCAACAAGGGCAGTGCGGAAGTCCTTCGGGTGAATGAAGAGGCTGATCTTGCTGCGATTCTGGTCAAGGAGCCCGGAAAGGTCCAAACCGCGATTTTCGCAGAAGAACCGCCACCGCTCGGTGGTTCGGTCATTGCAGGCGGATACCCGCTGTCTGATCTAGTAGCTGATGATTTCACCGTATCGTTCGGTAAGGTGACCGGCAGACGAGGCATCTTGGGGGATGAGACAAAGTTTTCAATGTCGCTTCCCGTCCAGCCTGGGAACTCAGGGGGGCCAGTGGTCGGCTCTGACGGCCGAATTGTGGGTGTTATGGTGGGCAAGTTGAACGAGAGAATGATGCTTGATCTTGTTGGCAGCACAGGAGCCAATTTCAGCTTCGCAATCGATGGAGCTCTGGCCAAGGATTTTCTCTCTCCGTTTAGGATAATGACGAATAATCCAGCAGTGCGGAGCGCGACGCAGTTCTCCGATGTGGAGGTCGTGTCTAATTTGGAACCGTACACGGTTCAGGTGGTCTGTACCCGCGAATAG
- the hisD gene encoding histidinol dehydrogenase, translating to MAATLSTADEGFEAAFAAFLETKREASQEVDDIVREIIARVRREGDAALAGYTQRFDRFDVTAAGMRVTRAEIEAAYGACSPETLDALRLAHERIRTHHARQLPQDAQYTDPIGVELGWRWTAVSTVGLYVPGGMASYPSSVLMNAVPAKVAGVERVVMVVPAPDGRLNPLVLVAADIAGVDEIFRIGGAQAVAALAYGTETVPAVDKIVGPGNAYVAAAKRQVFGRVGIDMIAGPSEVLVVADRDNDPGWIAADLLAQAEHDTAAQSILMTEDADFAHAVVEAVERQLRQLSRADIASASWRDFGAVILVGSLDEAPSLIDRIAPEHLELATVRADDLLPKIRNAGAVFLGRHTPEAIGDYVGGSNHVLPTARSARFSSGLSVLDFVKRMSTLRLGPEQLRALGPAAIALAAAEGLEAHGRSVSIRLNM from the coding sequence ATGGCAGCCACTCTTTCCACCGCCGACGAAGGTTTCGAGGCCGCTTTCGCCGCCTTCCTGGAGACCAAGCGCGAGGCAAGCCAGGAAGTCGACGATATTGTGCGCGAGATCATCGCGCGGGTGCGCCGCGAGGGCGACGCCGCCCTCGCCGGCTACACGCAGCGCTTCGACCGGTTCGACGTGACGGCGGCGGGCATGCGCGTGACGCGGGCCGAGATTGAGGCGGCCTATGGGGCCTGTAGCCCGGAAACGCTCGACGCGCTGCGGCTGGCTCACGAACGCATCAGAACCCATCACGCCAGGCAGTTGCCGCAGGACGCGCAGTATACCGACCCGATCGGCGTGGAGCTGGGCTGGCGCTGGACCGCCGTCTCCACGGTCGGGCTTTACGTGCCCGGCGGCATGGCGAGCTATCCGAGCTCGGTGCTGATGAATGCGGTGCCGGCCAAGGTGGCGGGCGTGGAGCGCGTCGTCATGGTGGTGCCGGCGCCCGACGGCAGGCTCAACCCGCTGGTGCTTGTCGCCGCCGATATCGCGGGCGTCGACGAAATTTTCCGCATCGGCGGGGCACAGGCCGTGGCGGCGCTGGCCTATGGTACCGAAACCGTGCCCGCCGTCGACAAGATCGTCGGTCCGGGCAATGCCTATGTGGCCGCTGCCAAGCGCCAGGTCTTCGGCAGGGTGGGCATCGACATGATCGCCGGGCCTTCGGAAGTGCTGGTCGTGGCCGACCGCGACAACGATCCCGGCTGGATCGCGGCCGACCTGTTGGCGCAGGCGGAGCACGACACGGCGGCACAATCCATCCTGATGACCGAGGACGCGGATTTCGCCCATGCGGTTGTAGAGGCGGTGGAGCGCCAGTTGCGGCAGCTCTCTCGCGCCGACATCGCTTCTGCGAGCTGGCGCGACTTCGGCGCGGTCATTCTCGTCGGCTCGCTGGACGAGGCCCCTTCCCTGATCGACCGCATAGCGCCGGAGCATCTGGAGCTGGCGACCGTGCGGGCCGACGATCTATTGCCGAAAATCCGCAATGCCGGTGCGGTTTTCCTCGGTCGCCATACACCCGAAGCGATCGGCGATTATGTCGGCGGCTCCAATCATGTCCTGCCGACGGCACGCTCGGCGCGCTTTTCGTCCGGGCTTTCGGTGCTTGACTTCGTCAAGCGCATGTCGACGCTGCGGCTGGGGCCCGAACAGCTCCGCGCATTGGGACCTGCGGCGATCGCGCTGGCGGCCGCCGAGGGGCTGGAAGCACACGGCCGGTCGGTCTCGATCCGGCTGAACATGTAG
- a CDS encoding LysR substrate-binding domain-containing protein, producing the protein MVAPLDLDQLNTFVAIADTGSFTRAADEVHRTQSAVSMQMRRLEERVGKPLFEKDGRSNRLTEEGERLLLYARRMLRLNRETLAAFDDKTLEGSVRIGMPDDYAERFLPEIMARFSRSNPRVELSILCEPTPNLVHHVRQGHLDLALLTDDGASEIVRREPLLWVSSVSHAAHEREILPMAFGRPTCTWRRHACDALNEMGRDYRTLFTSFSATVISAAVLSGAAISVLPECALRPGMRVLGENDGFPPLPDCCIGLMRGRTSHMEVVDALARHVTESLDNISVPLTPDEAEGFDFVSLTHRRGKRLRPSQVLPGW; encoded by the coding sequence ATGGTAGCCCCTCTCGATCTCGATCAGCTCAACACTTTCGTCGCCATTGCCGATACCGGCAGTTTCACGCGCGCGGCGGACGAGGTGCACCGCACCCAATCGGCCGTATCCATGCAGATGCGGCGGCTGGAGGAGCGGGTCGGCAAGCCGCTCTTCGAAAAGGATGGGCGCTCCAACCGGCTGACCGAGGAGGGGGAGCGGCTGCTTCTTTACGCGCGGCGGATGCTGCGCCTCAATCGCGAAACGCTTGCCGCCTTCGATGACAAGACGCTGGAAGGCAGTGTGCGTATCGGCATGCCCGACGACTATGCGGAGCGCTTCCTGCCGGAAATCATGGCCCGCTTTTCGCGGTCCAATCCGCGCGTGGAGTTGTCGATCCTGTGCGAGCCGACGCCCAATCTCGTCCATCACGTCCGGCAAGGTCATCTGGACCTTGCGCTTCTCACCGACGACGGCGCCTCCGAGATCGTGCGGCGCGAGCCGCTTCTGTGGGTGTCGTCCGTGAGCCATGCGGCCCATGAGCGTGAGATCCTGCCGATGGCGTTCGGCCGCCCGACCTGCACCTGGCGGCGGCACGCCTGCGACGCGCTCAACGAGATGGGGCGGGACTACCGGACCCTGTTCACCAGCTTCTCTGCCACGGTCATCAGCGCGGCCGTGCTCTCAGGCGCGGCCATATCGGTCCTGCCCGAATGCGCGCTGCGGCCGGGGATGCGCGTGCTCGGCGAGAACGATGGCTTTCCGCCGCTGCCCGATTGCTGCATCGGCCTGATGCGGGGGCGAACGAGCCACATGGAGGTGGTGGACGCGCTTGCACGGCATGTCACCGAGAGCCTCGACAATATCTCGGTGCCGCTGACGCCGGACGAAGCCGAAGGTTTCGACTTCGTATCCCTCACCCACCGGCGCGGCAAGCGGCTGCGGCCGAGCCAGGTGCTGCCGGGCTGGTGA
- a CDS encoding recombinase family protein, with translation MKRAALYLRVSTKEQTTQNQRIELERVAEAKGWRIVSVFEDDGISGAKGRDKRPSFDHALKDAVRAKLDVLMAWDVSRLGRSLAGLVQTLDDLHANGVDLYLHQQAIDTTTPSGKAMFQMCGVFAEFERSMISERVRAGLSRAASNGTKLGRPIAVANLKEIQREREEGKSIRRIAANHALSVGTVHRLLKTISG, from the coding sequence ATGAAACGAGCCGCTCTATATCTGAGAGTGAGCACCAAAGAGCAGACGACACAGAACCAGCGAATAGAGCTTGAACGTGTAGCTGAAGCCAAAGGCTGGCGCATTGTGTCTGTGTTCGAAGACGACGGCATCAGCGGCGCGAAAGGCAGAGACAAGCGGCCATCATTCGACCATGCGCTGAAGGATGCAGTCAGAGCCAAGCTCGACGTGCTGATGGCATGGGATGTATCTAGGCTTGGAAGAAGCCTTGCCGGATTAGTGCAAACCCTGGACGATCTTCATGCCAATGGAGTGGACCTCTACCTCCACCAGCAGGCAATCGACACTACCACGCCTTCTGGGAAGGCAATGTTCCAGATGTGTGGTGTCTTTGCGGAATTCGAGCGTTCCATGATAAGTGAACGCGTACGAGCGGGGTTATCTAGGGCAGCGAGCAATGGAACGAAACTAGGAAGACCGATAGCTGTTGCGAATTTGAAGGAAATTCAGCGAGAGCGTGAAGAAGGCAAGAGCATTAGGAGGATCGCCGCAAATCACGCCTTATCAGTGGGTACCGTTCATCGGCTATTGAAGACTATCTCGGGATAG
- a CDS encoding UPF0262 family protein: MTDRKSGTARLIDVELDESVGRATPDVEHERAVAIFDLVEENSFRPVGDEKDGPYKLKISLADSRLVFEISREDGEAVVTHILSLTPFRRIVKDYFLICESYYQAIRTSTPSQIEAIDMGRRGLHDEGSQTLMDRLRGKIDLDFDTARRLFTLVCVLHWRG, encoded by the coding sequence ATGACCGACAGGAAATCCGGCACGGCGCGCCTCATCGATGTCGAGCTGGATGAGTCCGTCGGGCGCGCCACGCCGGACGTCGAGCATGAGCGCGCCGTGGCGATCTTCGACCTCGTCGAGGAAAACAGCTTCCGCCCGGTGGGGGACGAGAAGGATGGGCCCTACAAGCTGAAGATATCGCTGGCCGATTCCCGCCTGGTCTTCGAGATATCCCGGGAAGACGGCGAGGCCGTCGTCACCCACATCCTGTCGCTGACACCTTTCCGGCGCATCGTGAAGGATTATTTTCTGATCTGCGAGAGCTATTATCAGGCGATCCGCACCTCCACGCCGAGCCAGATCGAAGCGATCGACATGGGGCGCCGAGGGCTGCACGATGAGGGTTCGCAGACGCTGATGGACCGCTTGCGGGGCAAGATCGATCTCGATTTCGATACGGCGCGGCGGCTTTTCACGCTCGTTTGCGTGCTGCATTGGCGTGGATAG
- a CDS encoding DNA adenine methylase, with product MSKRPLLRWAGSKRSSIESLLSWMPSQIQTYIEPFCGSAAISFHVNAKICVLSDINERLINFYEQCRDSSSELYAEYRSLETNKEAYYTIRDKFNNEKDDFVSAVYFYYLNRNCFNGLYRTNKNGEFNVPYSDSRIGSPLSREEFVSLCARLKRFILRKGDFEATVNDFLGPESFFFIDPPYAVSRRAPFTEYDAKDFNAADLNRLLKCLEAIDDSGGKFLFTYDGASEAKLLQRPSWSIASVRVRRNISGFAGGRRSASEIVISNYRLDS from the coding sequence ATGAGCAAAAGGCCATTGCTGCGATGGGCGGGCAGCAAGAGGAGTAGCATCGAAAGTTTGCTTTCTTGGATGCCAAGCCAAATTCAGACCTATATAGAGCCGTTCTGCGGATCTGCCGCTATTTCCTTTCATGTAAATGCGAAGATTTGTGTCCTTTCCGACATAAACGAAAGGCTTATTAATTTTTATGAGCAATGCAGGGATTCTAGTTCAGAGCTATACGCAGAATATCGATCCTTGGAGACGAATAAAGAAGCCTATTACACCATTCGAGATAAGTTCAACAACGAGAAGGATGATTTCGTTTCGGCCGTTTATTTCTATTATCTAAACAGAAATTGCTTTAACGGGCTATATAGGACCAACAAGAACGGAGAGTTCAATGTTCCGTATTCGGATTCTCGCATAGGTAGTCCCCTTAGCCGAGAGGAATTCGTTTCGTTGTGCGCAAGGTTGAAGCGATTTATCCTCAGAAAAGGAGATTTCGAGGCGACAGTGAATGATTTTCTTGGGCCGGAAAGCTTCTTTTTTATCGACCCTCCTTATGCTGTCTCCCGTCGCGCGCCTTTCACCGAATATGATGCCAAAGACTTCAATGCCGCGGATTTAAATCGCTTGCTGAAATGTTTGGAAGCTATCGACGACAGCGGCGGCAAGTTCCTTTTTACCTACGATGGCGCCTCGGAGGCGAAACTATTGCAACGCCCGTCGTGGTCAATAGCAAGCGTGAGGGTCCGTCGGAACATTTCTGGCTTCGCTGGAGGCCGACGTAGCGCTTCTGAGATAGTCATTTCCAATTATCGGCTCGACAGCTAA
- a CDS encoding site-specific integrase, giving the protein MASIRKRNGKWQVQIRRTGQKAACKTFLMRGDALQWGREQEVQADRTALAVNPSLLRRTTLAKLVERYVREITPRKKSALAEAYVLQAFKRHRICKLSLSDLTSSHFCEYRDERLTVLSPAGLRREFAVIRNVLSVAQSEWGIPLKENPAKNVQLKVGDKRRDRRLRGDELQRLIKASKETRNPYLLSVFLFALETGMRRGEILGMVWRNIDLQRRFVKILETKNGHPRIIPLTAAAISLLARHTRESDRVFPTTGNALRLAWERLTKRAGIEDLHFHDLRHEAISRFFERGLTVPEVASISGHRDPRMLLRYAHADQQRLLEKLDKN; this is encoded by the coding sequence ATGGCGAGCATTCGCAAGCGAAATGGGAAGTGGCAGGTCCAGATTCGCAGGACCGGACAAAAAGCAGCTTGTAAGACCTTCCTGATGAGGGGCGACGCCCTTCAATGGGGACGAGAGCAGGAGGTTCAAGCTGATAGGACAGCACTGGCCGTCAACCCGTCGTTACTGCGGAGGACCACTTTGGCAAAGTTGGTCGAAAGGTATGTGAGGGAAATCACCCCTCGAAAGAAATCGGCTTTGGCTGAGGCCTACGTCCTGCAGGCTTTCAAAAGGCACCGCATTTGCAAACTGTCACTCAGCGACCTGACCTCATCTCACTTCTGCGAATACCGTGATGAGCGGCTAACCGTCTTAAGCCCTGCCGGCCTGAGGCGAGAGTTTGCCGTAATCAGAAACGTTCTTTCCGTAGCGCAGAGCGAATGGGGAATACCGCTCAAGGAAAATCCAGCCAAGAATGTGCAGCTCAAGGTCGGCGACAAGCGTCGAGATAGGCGCCTTCGGGGCGATGAACTCCAACGCCTCATCAAAGCATCGAAGGAAACTCGAAATCCCTATTTGCTTTCCGTTTTTTTATTCGCCTTAGAAACCGGTATGCGCAGAGGCGAAATTCTTGGGATGGTCTGGAGGAACATCGACCTCCAACGCAGGTTCGTGAAGATCCTAGAGACGAAGAACGGGCATCCTCGCATCATTCCTTTGACTGCGGCAGCAATTTCACTTCTCGCAAGGCACACGCGGGAGAGCGACAGAGTTTTTCCGACCACCGGCAATGCGTTGCGCTTAGCTTGGGAGAGATTGACCAAGCGGGCAGGGATAGAGGATCTTCATTTTCACGACTTGCGTCACGAGGCGATCAGCCGATTCTTCGAAAGAGGACTGACTGTCCCCGAAGTCGCTTCGATAAGCGGTCACCGTGACCCGCGTATGCTTTTGCGATACGCTCACGCTGATCAGCAACGGTTGTTGGAAAAACTCGATAAGAATTAG